From a region of the Candidatus Bathyarchaeia archaeon genome:
- a CDS encoding FumA C-terminus/TtdB family hydratase beta subunit yields MTEYRLNTPLTEEEIRRVRVRDIIYLTGELYTIRDMAYERAVKTIREGGSLPFNLKDRAIWHCGPILREEEGEWRPISLGSTTSSRFTSQAAQLVEECGVKLIVGKGFMGNEVLKAFRNRGAAYALTTGGAAAYYAEKVRRVIDVYWRDLGMPSAVWVLEVEELGPLIVGMDSYGGDMFAEAARRVDVSIRRVYRKLGIDPEHRYTWWP; encoded by the coding sequence ATGACTGAGTATCGGTTGAATACGCCTTTAACCGAGGAGGAGATCCGTCGAGTTAGGGTGAGAGACATAATATACTTGACTGGAGAGCTGTATACAATCCGGGACATGGCTTACGAGAGGGCTGTAAAAACTATAAGGGAGGGTGGAAGCTTGCCATTTAACTTGAAGGACAGAGCTATATGGCATTGTGGGCCCATCCTTAGGGAGGAGGAAGGGGAATGGAGGCCTATCTCCCTAGGCTCAACGACAAGCTCCAGGTTCACTTCCCAAGCGGCTCAGCTGGTTGAGGAATGTGGAGTAAAGCTGATAGTGGGGAAGGGCTTCATGGGAAATGAGGTTTTAAAAGCGTTCAGAAATCGGGGCGCTGCCTACGCTTTAACCACTGGCGGAGCGGCAGCTTACTACGCCGAGAAGGTCCGAAGAGTGATAGATGTTTACTGGCGGGACTTGGGAATGCCATCGGCCGTGTGGGTCCTGGAAGTGGAAGAGTTGGGTCCTTTAATCGTGGGCATGGACTCTTATGGAGGTGATATGTTCGCCGAAGCCGCCCGGAGGGTTGATGTCTCCATCAGACGCGTCTACCGGAAGCTTGGAATCGACCCAGAACATCGATACACTTGGTGGCCTTGA
- a CDS encoding 4Fe-4S binding protein: MIPLPVWVTLNSPLTSPVGAFDLLQLTLANGKAPLLILSILLIVGCVFGKIFCGWACPLSFMQELIYKLRASMPHVSRSSDIAAKKIKFLLLFIILTVSVTLAISSKEDWGQSYRNALGAFSYGPTITISPDATLMGTIPKLLTQGWSVIAQINALIALKILILGVFLAGSYSVPLFWCRYLCPLGALLGIFARYSLLGLKRSPTKCERCPYCARKCPTQVRILELPWEKFNDMDCILCFDCVDACPHGAISPKIP; the protein is encoded by the coding sequence ATGATTCCTCTACCGGTATGGGTGACATTGAACTCTCCGTTAACGTCCCCCGTAGGAGCCTTCGATCTGTTGCAGTTAACGCTAGCCAACGGCAAGGCCCCCTTGCTTATCCTTTCAATCCTTCTTATCGTTGGCTGCGTATTCGGGAAGATTTTTTGCGGATGGGCATGTCCGCTCAGTTTTATGCAGGAGTTGATCTATAAGTTGAGGGCATCAATGCCACACGTGTCCAGGTCCAGTGACATCGCGGCGAAGAAGATAAAATTCCTCCTACTATTCATCATCCTAACAGTTTCTGTAACTTTAGCCATTTCCTCGAAGGAGGATTGGGGTCAGTCCTACAGAAACGCCCTAGGAGCCTTTTCCTATGGTCCCACCATCACCATATCCCCAGACGCAACCCTAATGGGGACGATTCCCAAGCTCTTAACTCAAGGATGGTCTGTGATCGCACAGATCAACGCTTTGATTGCCCTGAAAATACTAATACTCGGCGTTTTCCTAGCAGGCTCCTACAGCGTACCCTTATTCTGGTGCCGTTACCTATGTCCCCTTGGAGCCCTACTGGGAATATTCGCTCGATACAGTTTACTGGGGTTAAAACGCTCACCCACTAAATGCGAAAGATGCCCTTACTGCGCGAGAAAATGTCCAACTCAAGTCAGGATCTTAGAGCTTCCCTGGGAGAAGTTTAACGACATGGACTGCATCCTATGCTTTGACTGTGTCGACGCATGCCCCCATGGGGCGATTTCTCCAAAGATTCCTTAA
- the trxB gene encoding thioredoxin-disulfide reductase: MRLLDLAIIGGGPAGITAGIYAKRAMVEVALIEKGLIGGQVALAGEIENYPGFPRISGLELSSRLDEHARTVGLEVINGEVVNLNTKNAVKRVRIGSNELQAKAIIIASGAEPVKLNVDGEEGLLGKGVSYCATCDGPLFKDKVVAVVGGGDSAVKEAVHLAKIADKVYLIHRRDKLRAEKIAVHRMLSNPKITPLWNMVVRKIMGKSKVEKLLLKDTLTAEARELEVDGVFIYIGRRPNTSFVQDVEKDESGYVRVDEKMTTSAPGVFAAGDCTSPLWRQVATSVGEGAKAAMSAVKYLESLT; the protein is encoded by the coding sequence ATGCGGCTTCTTGACCTAGCGATCATAGGGGGCGGGCCCGCAGGAATAACTGCAGGTATATACGCGAAGAGGGCCATGGTCGAAGTGGCCTTAATTGAGAAAGGCTTAATCGGAGGGCAAGTGGCCTTAGCGGGTGAAATCGAAAATTACCCTGGATTTCCCAGGATCTCCGGGTTGGAGTTGTCTTCTAGGCTGGATGAGCATGCTCGAACCGTAGGCCTTGAAGTGATAAACGGCGAGGTTGTCAACTTAAACACTAAAAACGCGGTTAAGAGGGTACGGATAGGTTCGAACGAGCTGCAGGCCAAAGCCATCATAATAGCGTCCGGCGCAGAGCCCGTTAAGCTTAACGTCGACGGAGAGGAGGGGCTTCTCGGTAAGGGGGTATCCTACTGCGCGACCTGCGACGGACCATTGTTCAAAGACAAGGTTGTGGCGGTGGTTGGCGGAGGAGACTCAGCGGTGAAGGAGGCCGTACACCTCGCGAAAATCGCCGATAAAGTATATTTAATTCACAGGAGGGACAAGCTGAGGGCTGAGAAAATCGCCGTTCACAGAATGCTTTCAAACCCGAAGATTACACCCTTATGGAACATGGTTGTGCGAAAAATTATGGGGAAAAGCAAGGTGGAAAAACTGTTGTTGAAGGATACCTTGACCGCTGAAGCCAGAGAGCTGGAAGTCGACGGCGTCTTCATATACATAGGTAGGAGGCCGAACACCTCCTTTGTCCAAGATGTGGAAAAAGATGAGTCAGGCTATGTGCGGGTAGACGAAAAGATGACGACATCCGCTCCCGGTGTATTCGCGGCTGGAGACTGCACTTCACCGCTTTGGAGACAAGTCGCCACCTCTGTGGGAGAGGGGGCGAAGGCCGCCATGAGCGCAGTAAAATACCTGGAGAGTTTGACGTGA
- a CDS encoding transcription initiation factor IIB, which produces MKITRCPECGSGSLVEDYDQGEIICQQCGLVINENVLNQGPEWRAFTKEEKEERGRVGIPTSFSIHDKGLSTVIEQVNRDSYGRRLPLDRRLEMLRLRKWQIRTRVHSSIDRNLAQAMAELDRLADKIHIPSSTKERAAVIYRKALENGLVRGRSIAAIAAAAVYAACRASETPRTLKEVAGASRIGKKDVARCYRLLLRELNMKMPVEDPVKCISKIASRVDVPMITQRKALEILKMAKDKGIVAGKDPMGLAAAALYVACVLTGEKKTQKEIADMANVTEVTVRNRYKNLKDNLNLNI; this is translated from the coding sequence ATGAAGATCACAAGGTGCCCAGAATGTGGGAGTGGAAGCCTAGTTGAGGATTATGATCAAGGGGAGATCATATGTCAGCAATGTGGCCTCGTGATTAATGAAAATGTTTTGAATCAGGGTCCCGAGTGGAGGGCCTTCACAAAGGAGGAAAAAGAGGAGAGGGGAAGGGTTGGGATACCAACCTCTTTTTCAATCCACGATAAAGGCCTCTCAACCGTTATAGAGCAGGTTAACCGAGACTCCTATGGCAGAAGGCTTCCCCTAGATAGAAGACTAGAGATGTTAAGGTTGAGGAAGTGGCAAATCAGGACAAGGGTTCACTCCTCCATCGATAGAAACCTAGCTCAAGCCATGGCGGAGCTGGACAGACTAGCCGATAAAATTCACATACCCTCATCAACAAAGGAGAGAGCCGCAGTTATATACAGGAAGGCTTTGGAAAACGGTTTAGTTAGAGGACGATCCATCGCCGCCATCGCTGCGGCCGCCGTGTACGCGGCCTGTAGGGCATCTGAAACCCCCCGAACCTTGAAGGAAGTCGCTGGCGCCAGCAGAATCGGGAAGAAGGATGTCGCGCGATGCTATCGACTACTCCTTAGGGAGTTGAACATGAAGATGCCTGTGGAAGATCCTGTAAAATGCATTTCAAAAATAGCTTCTAGGGTGGATGTGCCGATGATTACTCAGAGGAAGGCTTTAGAAATCTTAAAGATGGCCAAGGATAAGGGAATTGTGGCTGGAAAGGACCCCATGGGTTTAGCGGCGGCGGCGCTCTACGTGGCCTGCGTTTTAACAGGTGAAAAGAAAACTCAGAAGGAAATCGCAGACATGGCCAACGTGACCGAGGTAACGGTGAGAAACCGATACAAGAACCTGAAAGACAACCTTAACCTAAACATATAG
- a CDS encoding MG2 domain-containing protein — translation MEKVEEGEIMRKSLLKNCLLVLLIGIASMAAVYSTGISASGADVDDNDFQAVADNFHGEIFHGKIGFLLLVDPTDVSIPPGGRAEYQIRVEALPPPEGKPDHAIGIIFLTVKGLPEHAVGVFSQSMGIPTFESKLVVVTSPQVKPGVYELKIVAYSQRKGNSIPVTAALIIQGQLETVTTTYTETYTTATTSEFTTATTTTSTITPGPLSIVFSTDKLQYNAGEAVVIAGVVSEESQNAVSNAEVSIQVDDPAGSPYHISQTVTDPQGFFNDTFTLKDDAINGTYTVYVSVSLNGLWGAAQSTFVLGESQIPSISITTLDVRGVGQDGVINPGDEVLASVIVSNQGITLDGGMVWLEVDDPRGIPVYLTMLSTTIAQGELITVEFHIYLRGDALEGVYTANAYVSNGYISQGGVFLDKEQVKFIVEGSISTTTTITTTETTTETTETMTTETTTETTETMTTETTTETTV, via the coding sequence GTGGAAAAAGTTGAAGAAGGTGAAATAATGAGAAAAAGTCTGCTGAAAAACTGTCTGCTGGTCCTCCTCATAGGCATCGCATCTATGGCAGCGGTATACTCAACAGGCATTTCAGCTAGCGGCGCCGACGTCGATGATAATGATTTTCAAGCAGTAGCCGATAATTTCCATGGTGAAATATTCCATGGGAAGATAGGGTTCCTTTTACTCGTTGACCCCACGGATGTCAGCATTCCGCCTGGTGGAAGGGCTGAATACCAGATTAGGGTTGAAGCCCTACCTCCTCCGGAGGGAAAGCCGGACCACGCTATAGGAATAATCTTCCTCACCGTCAAGGGTCTCCCAGAGCACGCTGTCGGCGTATTCTCACAGAGTATGGGCATACCGACATTCGAATCCAAGCTTGTAGTCGTCACGAGTCCGCAGGTTAAGCCTGGAGTCTACGAGTTGAAGATAGTCGCATACAGCCAAAGAAAGGGAAACAGTATACCCGTTACAGCTGCGCTGATAATTCAAGGTCAACTGGAAACTGTTACAACCACTTACACCGAAACTTATACCACCGCGACCACCAGCGAATTCACCACCGCTACAACCACTACTTCGACTATTACGCCAGGCCCTTTAAGCATAGTATTTTCCACCGATAAACTCCAGTACAATGCGGGTGAAGCTGTTGTAATAGCAGGTGTGGTTTCAGAAGAGTCCCAAAACGCCGTCTCAAATGCCGAAGTATCGATTCAAGTCGACGACCCAGCGGGATCCCCCTACCATATCAGTCAAACAGTAACTGATCCTCAAGGATTCTTCAACGATACATTCACCCTTAAGGACGATGCGATAAATGGAACCTACACGGTTTACGTCTCAGTGAGCTTAAACGGTCTTTGGGGTGCAGCCCAATCCACTTTCGTCTTAGGGGAGAGTCAGATACCGTCAATCTCCATCACAACCTTAGATGTAAGAGGAGTCGGCCAAGATGGTGTGATCAACCCTGGGGACGAGGTTCTCGCTTCAGTCATAGTATCGAATCAAGGAATCACCCTTGACGGCGGAATGGTGTGGTTAGAGGTCGACGACCCTCGTGGCATACCTGTGTATCTTACTATGCTTTCTACCACGATCGCCCAAGGTGAACTCATCACTGTTGAGTTCCACATTTACCTCAGAGGTGACGCTTTAGAAGGCGTGTACACCGCCAACGCATACGTTTCTAATGGATACATATCCCAAGGTGGCGTTTTCCTAGACAAGGAACAAGTGAAGTTTATCGTTGAAGGATCTATCTCGACAACCACTACCATAACGACGACTGAAACTACAACCGAAACCACTGAAACCATGACGACTGAAACTACAACCGAAACCACTGAAACCATGACGACTGAAACTACAACCGAAACCACAGTGTAA